The following coding sequences are from one Pseudomonas oryzae window:
- a CDS encoding co-chaperone DjlA, translated as MLWPASVLGGVAGFVLASVPGALLGGALGQWLDRRLELADWADLRQRLGRHAADQLDAVLLMHLLGALAAAGAASPAAQRRALRREARRAGLNETLALAAFARGQRGARIGQALARLAGRPARRDTVLRATWRMAWAGDCCAPAARELLAGWAAQLGCSAAHLAELEAGALGRCLPRLEDDAEYRAALALLGVSADCAPATVKRAYRRLLSRHHPDKLGGADAARLAAATETTRRLHAAWALIRQRQDWH; from the coding sequence ATGCTGTGGCCGGCCAGCGTGCTCGGCGGGGTGGCCGGCTTCGTGCTGGCCAGCGTGCCCGGCGCCCTGCTCGGCGGCGCGCTCGGCCAGTGGCTGGATCGCCGCCTGGAGCTGGCCGACTGGGCCGACCTGCGCCAGCGCCTCGGCCGGCATGCCGCCGACCAGCTAGACGCCGTGCTGCTCATGCACCTGCTCGGCGCGCTGGCCGCCGCCGGTGCGGCGAGCCCCGCGGCGCAGCGCCGGGCCCTGCGCCGCGAGGCGCGGCGGGCCGGCCTCAACGAAACCCTGGCGCTGGCCGCCTTCGCCCGCGGCCAGCGCGGCGCCCGCATCGGCCAGGCGCTGGCCCGCCTCGCGGGGCGCCCGGCGCGCCGCGACACCGTGCTGCGCGCCACCTGGCGCATGGCCTGGGCCGGCGACTGTTGCGCGCCGGCGGCGCGCGAGCTGCTCGCCGGCTGGGCCGCGCAGCTCGGCTGCAGCGCCGCGCATCTCGCCGAGCTGGAGGCCGGCGCGCTGGGGCGCTGCCTGCCGCGCCTGGAGGATGATGCCGAGTACCGCGCCGCCCTTGCGCTACTCGGCGTCAGCGCCGACTGTGCGCCGGCGACGGTCAAGCGCGCCTATCGCCGCTTGCTCAGTCGCCATCATCCGGACAAGCTGGGGGGAGCCGACGCCGCCCGGCTGGCCGCCGCCA
- the murU gene encoding N-acetylmuramate alpha-1-phosphate uridylyltransferase MurU — protein MKVMILAAGKGERLRPLTLHTPKPLVPVGGMPLIEHHVRALARAGFTELVINHAWLGQQIEDYLGDGARFGVRIAYSAEGEPLETGGGIQRALPLLGGAPFLLVNGDIWTDYAFAELRRPLAGLAHLVLVDNPAHHPDGDFRLQDGRACARAAEAGLTYSGIAVLDPALFAGCRPGAFKLAPLLLDAIALGQVSGEHFRGRWVDVGTHERLAEAERLLAERA, from the coding sequence ATGAAGGTGATGATCCTCGCCGCCGGCAAGGGCGAGCGCCTGCGCCCGCTGACCCTGCACACGCCCAAGCCGCTGGTGCCGGTCGGCGGCATGCCGTTGATCGAGCACCATGTGCGCGCCCTGGCGCGCGCCGGCTTCACCGAGCTGGTGATCAACCACGCCTGGCTCGGCCAGCAGATCGAGGACTACCTGGGCGACGGCGCGCGTTTCGGCGTGCGCATCGCCTACTCCGCCGAGGGCGAGCCGCTGGAGACCGGCGGCGGCATCCAGCGTGCCCTGCCGCTGCTCGGCGGCGCGCCCTTCCTGCTGGTCAACGGCGACATCTGGACCGACTACGCCTTCGCCGAGCTGCGCCGCCCGCTGGCGGGCCTCGCCCATCTGGTGCTGGTCGACAACCCGGCGCACCACCCCGACGGCGACTTCCGCCTGCAGGACGGCCGCGCCTGCGCCCGCGCTGCCGAGGCCGGGCTGACCTACAGCGGCATCGCCGTGCTCGACCCGGCGCTGTTCGCCGGCTGCCGGCCGGGCGCCTTCAAGCTGGCGCCGCTGCTGCTCGACGCCATTGCGCTCGGCCAGGTCAGCGGCGAGCACTTCCGCGGGCGCTGGGTCGACGTCGGCACCCACGAGCGCCTCGCCGAGGCCGAACGCCTGCTGGCGGAGCGCGCCTGA